GGATCGTTGTGCGGCACCAGGGACGAGCTGGGCACGTGGACGTGGCCCTTGGACTTGAAGAAGTCGATGAACTTCTGCCGGATCTCGGCGCTCGTCATGTACTTGGGCATGGTGTCGAAACCCCCCTTGAAAACTGAGAACCCCCGCCTCCGACGCCTCAGGAAGCGTCAGGGGCGAGGGCTTGCTGCCGTCGCGGTACCACCCTGCTTGACCGCCGGGCCCCCGGCGGCCATCTCTCTCCAGTGATATCGGCATGGCGGCCGTCCCAGCCTACCGCGGAAGCTCCGCCTCGGTGGGCCCCTCAGGGGTGGCTGCGGCATCCCGCCTGCGCAGGCGCCCTTTCAGCCGAGGGGCGCCCTCTCTGGTGCGCGGCTCCTGGGACCCGTCTTCCCCGTCCTCGGGTTGGACTACCAGCGATTATACAGACATGCGTAGGGCGGTGTCAAGGAAGAGGTGGGCGGATGCTCCAGGGGGTACACGCGACCACTCGTTAGAATTCTCCGTCCTACATGCGAGGTGAACGCCGTGCGCCGTGCATCTGTCGCCACTCTCCTCGCCGCAACCGCCGCCGTGTTCGTCGCCTGCACCTCTCCACCGCCGCCACCGGGAACCAGCATGGAGGTGGAGGAACTGAGCGCACAGGTGGCTGAGCTCACAGCGGTCAACCAGCGGCTGGAAGCGGAGAACAGGGAACTCGAAGCCAGGGTCGCAGAACTCGACGCCAAGGTGAAGGAACTGGAATTCCGCAATCAGAACCTGGCGGACCGGCTGTCCCCTGAGGAGCGGGAGGTCAATCTCATCAACCCGCGCTTTCCGCCGGCGGTGGGGGGTGAACCCGGGTGGGAGTACCACCAGGTCCTCTCCGCCGACCTGGACAACGACGGCGTGGAGGAGCGGGTATCGGTCACCACCAACGCCTTCTGGATGGAGGACCGGAAGGAGTTCGGCTGGGACGACGGCCACCCCTGGCACGTCTACGTGGAGGAGCCGGACGGCACCCGGACGTACCTGTTCTCCGATTGGGTTCAACTGGGGAAGCTGGACGTGATCCTGGACCGGGAAGGCCCGGGCGTGTTCATCGTCTACCGGCGGGACGGCGGCATGATCATCTACCGCGCCACCTACCAGGGGCCCGGCCAGTTCCGGACGGTTCGGTCCTACCAGATTCCACTCAGCTATTCCGCCACGTGGGCGAACCCGGACATGTTCCGGTGATACAGGGGGAACCGCGGCACGCAGCGGGTGCGGCACCTGGTGAGCGCTGGTCCGCCCCCGACCACAGCCGGGGCGCTGAGCGCGCCCGAGCACGAATGGGGCATCGTCTGGACAGAGCCCGGCGGCCGGCGCCGTCGCGTTGTCCCGCTTCCATGGGGCCCTCCGTGAGGCGAGGAAGGCGCGAAAGCCGCCCACCGCCGCGCCGTCCCTCCCGTGCGCGCCGCCTGACCAGGCCGTTGAGGCGCGCGAGGAACGCCTGCGGCTGGCCCGCGCCCTGGCGAGCCTGCCGGAGGCGTACCGGGAGGCCCTGATCCTGCGGGAGTACGAGGGGCTGCGCTACGCGGAAGTCGGCCAGGTGCTGGGCGGATCGGAGACCTGGGCCCGTGTCACCTGCTTCCGGGCCCGCCGCATGCTCAAGGAAGCGTATCTCAGGCTCGAAGGGGGGTGAGACCGGTGCAGATCGACCTCTGCACCCTGACCGAAGACCTGCTGCCGCTCTACGCCGACGACCTGCTCTCGCCGGCCACCCGCCAACTGCTGGAGCAGCACGCCGCCGCCTGCCCCGCCTGCCGGGAGCGGCTGCGGGCGGCCGGGATCCAGCACCCCCCGCCCGCCCCGACGGATCTGCCCCGGGTGGAGCGGCCCGCCCGGGCCTTTTTCCGGCGGTTGAGCCGCCTGCTGTACGCCGGGCTGGCCGCGGTGGTGGCGCTCCTGGTCGCGACCGGCAGCCTGGGCTACGTCGCCGGCCGCCAAAGCCTCCACGACCGGCAGCGGATCCCGCAGCGGGTGGCCGGCGCGGAGGAGCTGGCCCGGCAGGCCATCCCGGGCTGGGACCGGGCCACGGCCCACGGGCTGGTGATGGACGTCGGGGTCACGGAACGGATTCCCCGCACCGACGCCGCCATCACCGTGGAAAAGGCCTGGTTCAGCAGCCGGCAGGTCTACGTGCTCTACACCGTGACCGCGCCGGAGGACAGGTACTGGTTCCCGGTGGAGGCCTTGTTGCGCGACGACAACCCCGACCGGATCCTGGACGACGGCCGCACCCCCTGGAACCGTCTGGCCGACTGGGGCGGGGTTTCGCCGGAAGGGTTTCACAGCGTCCTGATCTTCAACCGGGTTGAGCCGTACCCCGGCCGGTCCCGTCTGCGGCTGGTGCTTCGCCAGTGGATGCGGCTGGATCCCCGGTCAGGCCCGCAGCACCTCGGGACCGACAACACCTTCTGGGAGGACCTGGAGATCCTGCTGCCCTGGAATGAGGCGTATCTCGCCGAGCCGCCGCCGGAGGTCATCCCGTGGCGACACCAGCACACCTGGCTGGGGCGAACCCTGGCCCTGGATGCGCTTGAGGTGGGCGTCGGCGAGACCCGGCTGACCGGGACCATCTCCCTCCCGGCGGGGGAGCGGGATCCGAGGCTGTACGCCACCCTGGTGATCGGCAACCAGGAACTGGAGGGCGGGTACTATGCGCTGGAGCCGGCCGGTGAGCCGGGGCGCTACCGGTTCACCCTCAGCTACGACGGGCCGGACCGGTGGCCGGCGCCGGTCGAACTCCGACTGCACGCCATCGACTTCGTCACCGACCAGGTGCTGGAGTGGCCGGTGAACTGGGCCAAGTACCGGGAACCGGCGCCCGCCGACGACCGCCCGATGGACCCCGAGGACCAGGTGAGCTTGCCGTTCTACGACAGCGAACTGGTCAGCACCCACGCCGATGACAGCGGCGTGGCCATCGAGCAGCGCACCCCCAAGCGGAAGGCCCCGTACGTGAAGTCCTCCCTCCACATGGGCGGGCGCGGCATCCCGCCAGACCTGGGCCCCGGGTTCGAAATCGTCAACGACGACGGTGAGGTGATGACCAACCTCGGCGGGTTCGGCGGCCTGGTGTACGAGGGCCCGGACGGGAAGGACGTGCGGGAGCGGGTGGCGGCCATGTGGTGGGACGAACTGCCCGAGAGCTTCCGCCGGTCCGAGCGGCTGATCGTCCGCTACGTGCACCCTTCGGCCACGCTGGTGCTCGACGAGACGTGGACGCTCCCGGTCCGGGAGTGATCACACCCCGACCTCGGCCGGCGAGCCCCTGCCGGCCCGGGTCAGCGGATGGGGGGAGTGCGCGTGATTCTGACGGAGAGCGCCGCACAGAAGATCCTGGAACTGACAGGCGGCGCCGACGGGCGCGGACTGCGCATCCGGCTGCTGCCCGGGGGCTGCTGCGGCACCTACTACCACTTCGTCATCGACGACCTCGGCCGGGGGACATGGTGGTCGAGGCCTCCGGCGCGCGGGTGCTGCTGGAGCCGGAGGTCTACCCGGTCCTGAAAGGAAGCCGGCTCGATTACGGGCCGGCCCTCAAGCCGCCGCGCTTTCGCGTCCTGCGCAACCCGAACACCCCCCAGAAGTGTCCGTGCGGCCGCTCGTTCGGCCGCCCGTACCCGGGCAGGAAGTCCCCCCAGTGCCAGGCCTACCGGCCCATGCCCTGGGATGAACCGTGACAAGGTGAACTTGCTTCCGGAGATCACCATTCTGAGCGAAAACGGACGGGGCTGCCCCAAGCAGAGTCATCTGCTCTTGGGACAGCCCCGTTCTGCGGATTCACCTGGCACGAGAATCCTCAGGCCGGCCCCACGCGCAGCCCGTTCACCTCACGGTCACGTACGTCACCGCCCGCGGCTGCCAGACGCCGTCCCGCATGCTGTAGTCGCCCACCTCCACCCGGTACTCGCCGGGCGGAGCATGGTGCTCCAGCACGATGGTGAACTCCCCCCAGTTCCACATGGCCGCCGCGGCGGTGGCGTGGGCGACCGCCACCTCCTGCCCCTGGCCGTCCAGCATGCGGGCCACCACGGTGGCCTCGAAGAGGTGCCGGGCATAGCCCTTCACCGCGATCCGCCCGGGCTCGCTGACGGCCGAGGCGATCACGGCGTCGCCGGTGAGCTTCACCTCGGGGTGCCCCACCCCTTCCGCCGTGTAGAGCCGGGGCAATTCCTCAGCCGGCGTGTGCTGGGCGACAGGCCCGGTGGGCTCCGCCTCCCAGCGGAAGACCACGTCCGGCGCAGCGCCGGGAAGGGGGACCGAGGCGATGGAGAGCCGCTGGCCGCCATCCTCGGCCACCCGCACCACCAGCGCATCGCCGTCGGCCTCCGCCGAGGTGATGCGCACCTCGCCCTCCTCCACGGAGGCGATCAGGTAGAGCCGGTCGGAATGGGCGACCGCCGCGCCGATGGTGGTCGCTGCGTAGCGGTCCGCCAGCTCCCGGACGGCGGCCGGCACCGCGTCGTACTCGTGCCACTGCATCGGGTTCAGGCTGTCGATGGTCCAGACGCCCTTCTCGCCGGCGGCCGGGTTGCGCACCAGCGTGAACTGGTAGGTGGTGCCGTCGCGGGTCACGTAGGCTTCGGCCCGACCGCCGTCCTGCCGGACCGTGGCCTGTTGGAGCTCGGCGGCCGTGAAGCCGAACATGCGCCCCTCAAACCGGGCCACCGCCGCCGGGTCCAGCCGCCAGGTGTCCAGCCCCTGGTCCGCCCGGGACTGCAGGTACCGGGTCCGCTCCGGGTTGGGGAACACCGGGTACAGGTAGAGGTACGGGCTCTTCGTCTCCACCACCATGCCGTCCAGCTCGCCCCCGGAACCGCCGCTGACCTGGATCCGGACCTCATCGATGCCGGGAATGTCGCCGAGGCTCAGGCGGAGCGAGTGGAGGGCGGCCATGACGGCCGCCGAACCCTGCACCTGATCGAGTTCCCCGCTGAAGTTCACGGTCGCCTGCCCGCCCTCCAGCTTCACGGGCTCCAGGAGCCGCGTCCCTTCGGGGAACGCAGGCTTCAGGTGCGGGTCCGCCGGCCCGGCCAGCAGCTCCTCCACCACCCGGGTGGCCAGCTCGGCGGCGCTGCCCTCGGGCACTTGCCGCTGCTCGGGGATCAGGTGCTGCACCTGCCAGTCCGGGTAAAAGACGGTCACCGTCGTGGTCTGCACCGGGGGATCCACCTGCACGGACGGAGAAACCGGCGCCTCGCCCTCGGGGGACGGCTGCGGCCTCACGCCCGCACAGCCGGACGCGGCCAGCAGGACGGCCAGCATCAGGGGCAAGGCCCTGGCAAAGGCCTTTGGACCGGCTTTGCTCATCGACATCTGCTCCTTTCGCGGGTTCATCTCCACGACCGAGTCTACCGGTGAAGTATGACCCCCCGATGACGAGGTTTTACGAAAGTGTGACGTGCCGGTTAAACCGGCAGCGTCAGCGTAAACCGGCTGCCCTCGCCGACCTTCGACGCCACGTGGATCCGGCCGCCCAGGCGCGCTGCGGCCTCCGCCGCGATGGCCAGGCCGAGTCCCGCGCCGCCGGTGGCGCGCGACCGGGCCTTGTCCACCCGGTAGAAGCGGTCGAAGATGTGCGGCAGGTGCTCGGGCGGGATGCCGATGCCCGAGTCCGCCACCGTCACCCAGGCCACCTGGCCCGGCTGCGCACCCCCGCGGGTCGCCTCCCCCGCGTCGCCCCCCGACACCGTCCCGTGCCATCCGCCGCTGTCCGGCTCGCTTCCGCCCGGCCCGGGTGCGGGCTCCGCCGGCCCGATGCCTACGGCCACCTGCACGGAACCGCCCCGCGGGGTGTACTTGATGCCGTTCTCCACCAGGTTGCCCACCACCGCCTCCAGCAGCTGCGGGTCGGCCGGCGCCGTCACCGGCAGACCCGGCTGCAGCTCCAGCCGCACGCCCCGCTCGGCGGCGAGCGGCTCCAGGGCGTGCACCACCTCCGCCACCAGCCGGCGCAGCTCGACCGGGTCGCCCGCCGCGCGGCGGGCCCCGGCCCGCATATCCAGGCGGGCCAGCTCCAGCAGCGCGTTCACCAGCCGGCCGGCCCGGTCGCACTCGTGCACGATGTCCTGCAGGTGCTCCTTGTAGATCGCCGGATCCACAGGCCGGTCGCTGAGCAGCGGCTCGGCCAGCGCCCGGATCGCCGCGATGGGCGTGCGCAGCTCGTGGGAGGCGTCCGCGACGAACGCCCGCCGCTGCTGATCCAGCCTTCCCAACTCCTCGGCCATGCGGTTGAACCCCCGCCCGAGGTCCAGCAGCTCGCTGCTGCCGCCCGGCACCACCCGTGTCTCCAGCCGCCCGCGGGCCAGGCACGACACCGCCTCCCGCAGCCGGACCAGCGGCCGGGTGAGGTAGCGTGCGAGCATCACGCCCGCCCCCACGGCCAGGAGCGCCATCGCCCCGGCCACCCAGGCCAGCTGCCGGAGCAGGTCGTCCCGGGCCTCCCGCACCGAGGTGATGTCCGCCGCCACCAGCACCGCCCCGACCAGCCGCTCGCCCACGACCACCGGCACGCCGGCGTACATCACCCACTCGCCGCCGGGGAGCCGGCGGGTGCCTGCCGTCGCCCGGCCGGCCAGGGCGTCCCGGACCTCCGGGTGCGTCAGCCGCTGCCCCAGGAGCTCCGTCTCCGAGGTGATGTCGGCGACGACAACTCCCTGTCCGTCCACGGCCACCGGCCGCATCCCGCTCTGCTGGTGGAAGCGGTAGAAGGCCAGCGTCAGGCCTTCCTGCGGATCGGCCCAGTACTCGGCCGCCAGGCCCGCTGCAGCCTGCCCCCAGGCCATGACGGACGCCTCCCGCTCCTCCAGCAGCCGGGCCGTGGTCTGGTACAGCAGGAGCGCCCCGCTGCCGCCGAGGGCCAGGACCGTGACCAGCGCAAACGCCAGGGCCAGCTGGACGGCCAGCGGCCACTGACCCGGCCGCCTCACGGCTCGGCCTCCAGGTAGTAGCCCACGCCCCACTTGGTGCGCAGGTACCGGGGCCGGGAGGGATCCTCCTCCAGCTTCTCCCGGATGCGCCGGACGTGGACGTCGACGGTTCGCTCGTCACCGGCAAAGTCGTAGCCCCACACCAGGTCCAGCAGCTCCTGGCGGGTGTACACCACCCCGGGATGGCGGGCCAGCAGCTCCAGCAGGTCGTACTCCCGGGCCGTCAGTTCCAGCGGCCGGCCGGCCACCTCGGCCCGGCGCTGCCGGGGATGAAGCACCAGGTCGCCCACCACCAGCCGGCCGGCCCGGTCCTGCCGGGAGGCCGCCTCGGCCCGGCGCAGGACGGCCCGGATGCGGGCGATGAGCTCGCGCGTGTTGAAGGGTTTGGTGATGTAGTCGTCGGCCCCCAGTTCCAGGCCGAGGATCTTGTCAATGTCGTCCGCCTTGGCCGTGAGCATGATGATCGGCGTCATGCCGGCGGCGCGCACCTCCCGGCAGATGGTGAGCCCGTCCACCCCCGGCAACATCAGATCCAGCACGATCAGGTCAAAGTCGCCCGCGCGAAACTTGCTGAGCGCCTCCCGCCCGTCGGACGCGGTGGTCACCTGGAAGCCCTCCTGCTCCAGGCTGAGCCGGAGGCCCTTCACCAGGCCCGGTTCGTCGTCGACGACGAGGATGTGCGGCATCCTGCGTCACCTCCTGCCGGGTGCATTCCTGTCAGTGCCAGCATATCCGGGCTACCCCGCAGCAGATCTCCAGCCGTTCGGGCGGCAGCGCGTCCTTGCCGCGATCGCCCCGCCTTCACCGCCTCGAGAGCCAAAGTTGAACCCGCATCAGGCCTGGCTCCTCCTCGATATGTCCGTAAGGCGCGTCCACCGACAGCGCCTCGGTCACGATCCTGAGCCGCCCGCCGCGCTGGACCTCCGGCCGCCCGGGCAGCCGCAGCCGGAACCGCCTGCCCCTCTCCCCCCACTCCTCCAGGCAGAGCGCATGGATGGTCACCCGCAGCCCGTCCGGCCCCACCGCCCCGCAGAACCGGGTATGGAGCCGCCGGCCCGGGGAGATGGTGAGCAGGTTGGTGGGGTCCCACATGAGCCCCTGCACCTCGGGCGGAAGCCGGATCTCCACCGCCAGGCCCGGCCCCTCGTCCAGCTGCCGGAGCAGTGCGGCGATCCGCGCCTGCCGCTCCGCCTCCGCCTCCTGCTCCGCCTCCAGCAGAGCGGCCAGCCCCTCGGCCACCACCACCTGGTTCACCGGGGGCAGCGGCTCAGTCAGGGACTCCTCCAGCAGCCGCTGCAGGCAGCCGCCCGCGTCCGCAATCCGGGCCTGCCAGCCCGGGGCGACCCGGTCCAGGAGCAGCGCCTGGGCGGCCCCGGTGTCGTAGAAGCGCCGGTAGGCGGCGTGGCGGCCGCCCAGGTTGTGCGTCTGCAGCCGCTCCACCAGGCCGTCCGTCGGGGCCCCCGCCTTCAGTTCCACGTACGTCGGGGTCCCCTCCACCCACTCGACGGTCTGCTCGTAGACCACGGCGT
The nucleotide sequence above comes from Symbiobacterium thermophilum IAM 14863. Encoded proteins:
- a CDS encoding GerMN domain-containing protein encodes the protein MSKAGPKAFARALPLMLAVLLAASGCAGVRPQPSPEGEAPVSPSVQVDPPVQTTTVTVFYPDWQVQHLIPEQRQVPEGSAAELATRVVEELLAGPADPHLKPAFPEGTRLLEPVKLEGGQATVNFSGELDQVQGSAAVMAALHSLRLSLGDIPGIDEVRIQVSGGSGGELDGMVVETKSPYLYLYPVFPNPERTRYLQSRADQGLDTWRLDPAAVARFEGRMFGFTAAELQQATVRQDGGRAEAYVTRDGTTYQFTLVRNPAAGEKGVWTIDSLNPMQWHEYDAVPAAVRELADRYAATTIGAAVAHSDRLYLIASVEEGEVRITSAEADGDALVVRVAEDGGQRLSIASVPLPGAAPDVVFRWEAEPTGPVAQHTPAEELPRLYTAEGVGHPEVKLTGDAVIASAVSEPGRIAVKGYARHLFEATVVARMLDGQGQEVAVAHATAAAAMWNWGEFTIVLEHHAPPGEYRVEVGDYSMRDGVWQPRAVTYVTVR
- a CDS encoding zf-HC2 domain-containing protein, giving the protein MQIDLCTLTEDLLPLYADDLLSPATRQLLEQHAAACPACRERLRAAGIQHPPPAPTDLPRVERPARAFFRRLSRLLYAGLAAVVALLVATGSLGYVAGRQSLHDRQRIPQRVAGAEELARQAIPGWDRATAHGLVMDVGVTERIPRTDAAITVEKAWFSSRQVYVLYTVTAPEDRYWFPVEALLRDDNPDRILDDGRTPWNRLADWGGVSPEGFHSVLIFNRVEPYPGRSRLRLVLRQWMRLDPRSGPQHLGTDNTFWEDLEILLPWNEAYLAEPPPEVIPWRHQHTWLGRTLALDALEVGVGETRLTGTISLPAGERDPRLYATLVIGNQELEGGYYALEPAGEPGRYRFTLSYDGPDRWPAPVELRLHAIDFVTDQVLEWPVNWAKYREPAPADDRPMDPEDQVSLPFYDSELVSTHADDSGVAIEQRTPKRKAPYVKSSLHMGGRGIPPDLGPGFEIVNDDGEVMTNLGGFGGLVYEGPDGKDVRERVAAMWWDELPESFRRSERLIVRYVHPSATLVLDETWTLPVRE
- a CDS encoding sensor histidine kinase translates to MRRPGQWPLAVQLALAFALVTVLALGGSGALLLYQTTARLLEEREASVMAWGQAAAGLAAEYWADPQEGLTLAFYRFHQQSGMRPVAVDGQGVVVADITSETELLGQRLTHPEVRDALAGRATAGTRRLPGGEWVMYAGVPVVVGERLVGAVLVAADITSVREARDDLLRQLAWVAGAMALLAVGAGVMLARYLTRPLVRLREAVSCLARGRLETRVVPGGSSELLDLGRGFNRMAEELGRLDQQRRAFVADASHELRTPIAAIRALAEPLLSDRPVDPAIYKEHLQDIVHECDRAGRLVNALLELARLDMRAGARRAAGDPVELRRLVAEVVHALEPLAAERGVRLELQPGLPVTAPADPQLLEAVVGNLVENGIKYTPRGGSVQVAVGIGPAEPAPGPGGSEPDSGGWHGTVSGGDAGEATRGGAQPGQVAWVTVADSGIGIPPEHLPHIFDRFYRVDKARSRATGGAGLGLAIAAEAAARLGGRIHVASKVGEGSRFTLTLPV
- a CDS encoding RNA polymerase sigma factor, which encodes MSRFHGALREARKARKPPTAAPSLPCAPPDQAVEAREERLRLARALASLPEAYREALILREYEGLRYAEVGQVLGGSETWARVTCFRARRMLKEAYLRLEGG
- a CDS encoding TMF family protein, with amino-acid sequence MRRASVATLLAATAAVFVACTSPPPPPGTSMEVEELSAQVAELTAVNQRLEAENRELEARVAELDAKVKELEFRNQNLADRLSPEEREVNLINPRFPPAVGGEPGWEYHQVLSADLDNDGVEERVSVTTNAFWMEDRKEFGWDDGHPWHVYVEEPDGTRTYLFSDWVQLGKLDVILDREGPGVFIVYRRDGGMIIYRATYQGPGQFRTVRSYQIPLSYSATWANPDMFR
- a CDS encoding response regulator transcription factor, which gives rise to MPHILVVDDEPGLVKGLRLSLEQEGFQVTTASDGREALSKFRAGDFDLIVLDLMLPGVDGLTICREVRAAGMTPIIMLTAKADDIDKILGLELGADDYITKPFNTRELIARIRAVLRRAEAASRQDRAGRLVVGDLVLHPRQRRAEVAGRPLELTAREYDLLELLARHPGVVYTRQELLDLVWGYDFAGDERTVDVHVRRIREKLEEDPSRPRYLRTKWGVGYYLEAEP